One Haloplasma contractile SSD-17B DNA segment encodes these proteins:
- a CDS encoding permease prefix domain 1-containing protein: MFDLELNINSWTDHLRSSGKLNEDDILELENHLRDQIDELIEKGLSRDEAFIISVKRLGNVNSLSKEFSKINTDTLWKHLIVDLSDTDQKQTRRDILLVIILSLLAGTVTRVATLFDFWNEDLFVIKNFSFFILPFIALFFVFNRGTDKKLLSYVLGIFALTAFIINQFPSRVPNHTETLTALHLPILLWLVTGVAYMGLKWKANKERMNFIRFTGESVIYGSLILFGLIVLMAFTMILFEAISVDVSEPIIETLVIYAGCAAAITTMYLVETKKSIVENFAPILAKLFSPLFLITMVTFLAVIIFTGKSPFLDRNFLIAFDLMLVLVLGMVLYIISARKMHETSGIFDYLNVALITTALIIDGVALSAIVFRLSEYGVTPNKLAALGENIVLLGNLIGLLWLYICYFRGKIEFIKIERWQTAYLTIYAVWIAIVVFVFPILFGFE; encoded by the coding sequence ATGTTTGATTTAGAATTAAATATAAATTCTTGGACTGACCACTTGCGTTCAAGTGGAAAACTAAATGAAGATGATATTCTAGAACTTGAGAATCATTTACGTGATCAGATTGATGAACTTATAGAGAAAGGACTGTCTCGTGACGAGGCATTTATAATAAGTGTAAAGCGTTTAGGTAACGTGAATTCTTTATCCAAAGAGTTCTCAAAGATAAATACGGATACGTTATGGAAACATTTAATAGTAGATTTAAGCGATACTGACCAGAAACAAACTCGTCGTGATATTTTATTAGTCATTATTCTTTCTTTGTTAGCCGGTACCGTTACAAGGGTAGCCACTCTATTCGACTTCTGGAATGAAGATTTATTTGTTATTAAAAATTTTAGTTTCTTTATTTTACCATTTATTGCACTATTTTTTGTATTCAATCGTGGAACAGATAAGAAACTTCTTAGTTACGTTCTAGGAATATTTGCCTTAACAGCATTTATAATAAATCAGTTTCCTTCACGTGTTCCTAATCATACTGAGACTTTAACTGCACTACATCTACCAATCCTATTGTGGCTCGTAACTGGAGTGGCATATATGGGTCTTAAATGGAAAGCGAACAAGGAGAGAATGAACTTTATACGGTTTACAGGTGAGAGTGTAATCTATGGTAGCTTAATATTGTTTGGTCTGATTGTGTTAATGGCCTTTACTATGATTTTATTTGAGGCAATATCAGTTGATGTTAGTGAACCTATTATTGAGACTTTAGTTATTTACGCAGGTTGTGCTGCAGCTATCACAACAATGTATTTAGTTGAAACAAAAAAAAGTATAGTGGAAAATTTTGCACCTATTCTTGCTAAACTATTTAGTCCATTATTTTTAATTACAATGGTGACCTTTTTAGCCGTAATAATCTTTACAGGAAAAAGTCCATTTCTTGATCGTAACTTCCTGATTGCTTTTGATTTAATGTTAGTATTAGTACTTGGGATGGTTTTATATATTATTTCAGCAAGAAAAATGCACGAAACATCAGGGATCTTTGACTATTTAAATGTCGCTTTAATCACAACTGCTTTAATAATAGATGGGGTCGCCTTATCTGCGATTGTATTTCGATTATCAGAATACGGTGTTACGCCTAATAAATTAGCAGCACTAGGTGAAAATATTGTACTACTAGGTAATCTAATCGGACTTTTATGGCTATACATCTGTTATTTTAGAGGGAAGATTGAATTTATAAAAATTGAACGATGGCAGACCGCTTATTTAACCATTTATGCAGTATGGATAGCAATTGTTGTGTTTGTGTTTCCAATTTTATTTGGATTCGAGTAA
- a CDS encoding PadR family transcriptional regulator — protein sequence MDISKDLIAASATPLILTILKKEDSYGYDIIKKVKELSNNELVWTEGMLYPVLHRLEKNEFIESYWKKANNGRKRKYYRLKEDGLEELENQKKQWELVHNTLSKEI from the coding sequence ATGGATATATCAAAGGATTTAATAGCAGCATCAGCTACACCACTTATTTTGACTATTTTAAAAAAAGAGGATAGTTATGGGTATGATATCATTAAAAAGGTAAAAGAACTTTCAAATAATGAACTTGTTTGGACGGAGGGAATGTTATATCCCGTGTTACATCGGTTAGAGAAAAATGAGTTTATTGAGTCCTACTGGAAGAAAGCCAATAATGGCCGAAAGCGAAAATATTATCGTTTGAAGGAAGATGGCTTAGAAGAATTAGAGAATCAAAAAAAGCAATGGGAATTAGTTCATAATACATTATCTAAGGAAATCTGA
- a CDS encoding LbetaH domain-containing protein: protein MQNSVTSANSAIITKNPVTSHVHYTTDPKFYSDVFVGPGSAVVGDVTIKGPVFIGFHNIIRADYGSPFFIGPGTSIHDHCLIHGQPNQFVKVGAYRWSVHIDGEVSILHGSAVHGPCRVGKNTFIGQHVSIFDAEIGPNCVIMHGANITGGVKIPEGRYVEPGKTVFKQEDADGLPPVPGDHLSVNPETVNGYMELLYTYNRQTDLNQLKSL, encoded by the coding sequence ATGCAAAATTCAGTGACTAGTGCAAATAGTGCAATAATTACAAAAAATCCTGTTACATCTCATGTTCACTATACTACCGATCCAAAATTTTACTCTGATGTGTTTGTTGGACCTGGTAGTGCAGTTGTAGGTGATGTAACGATTAAAGGTCCGGTTTTCATTGGTTTTCATAATATAATTCGTGCAGATTATGGAAGTCCATTTTTTATTGGACCTGGTACAAGTATACATGATCACTGTTTGATACACGGTCAACCTAATCAGTTTGTTAAGGTAGGAGCCTATAGGTGGTCAGTTCATATCGATGGAGAAGTTAGTATACTACATGGTTCAGCGGTTCATGGTCCTTGTAGGGTAGGAAAAAATACGTTTATAGGGCAACATGTATCCATTTTTGATGCAGAAATCGGTCCAAATTGTGTGATTATGCATGGTGCTAATATTACAGGTGGAGTGAAAATTCCTGAAGGTCGCTATGTCGAACCCGGAAAAACAGTTTTTAAACAGGAAGATGCAGATGGGCTGCCACCTGTTCCAGGAGATCATCTTTCCGTTAATCCAGAAACGGTAAATGGTTATATGGAACTTTTATATACCTATAATCGTCAAACTGATTTAAATCAATTAAAGTCGTTATGA
- a CDS encoding Rdx family protein → MHTISIEYCTMUGYLNKAVGLAERVLERHPQSITSFNLIPSSGGVYEVKFDDELIFSKKELERFPEENEVEKIVRERL, encoded by the coding sequence ATGCACACGATTTCTATCGAATATTGTACAATGTGAGGCTATTTAAACAAGGCAGTTGGCCTTGCAGAGCGAGTTCTTGAGAGACACCCACAATCAATTACTTCATTTAACTTGATTCCATCTTCAGGAGGAGTATATGAAGTGAAGTTCGATGATGAATTGATATTTTCTAAAAAAGAATTAGAACGATTTCCTGAGGAGAATGAAGTAGAAAAAATAGTTAGAGAACGATTATAA